Below is a genomic region from Streptomyces sp. V3I8.
CGCCCTCTAGTCAAGCGGCTCCCTGTCGATACGCTTCGCCCGTGAATCGGGCGTATCGACTGATGAAGGTTCTGACATGAGCAGAGTGCTGGCGGTGTACAGCGAGAAGGGCGGCGTGGGCAAGAGTGCCCTGTCCGCAGGTCTGGTCGCGGCTGCACGGAAACGGAAGCTCGATGTCATCGCGGGCGACCTCGATCCGCGGGGGACGTTCAGCGCGGAGCTGGGCATCTCTGCCGAGGAAGCGCCAGCGTTCTCCATGAACGACCTGCTCGCGCTGGATCCTCAGGGCGAGACTGGCCTGGCTGCCGATGCGTTCGTTCCCGCCTCGGACGCCTGGTCCGGCGTGCAGGTCATCGCAGCAGAGCGGGCGCTCGCCAACCGGGAGACTGACAACGTGGCGGTCGGCCTGGAGTTCCGGCTCCGGCTCGGCTTGAAGGGTGTCGTCGGACCCGGCGCGGTCGGCATCCTGGACCTGCCGCCCCGGGCCGGCGGCAAACTCGTCACGTCGGCGCTGGTCGCCGCCTCCGACGTGATCATCCCTGCCACGCTCGACGAAGACGGGCGCATCGGGGCGAAGGAAGCCCTCAACACGATCAAACTCGTCAAGGACCTGGGGATGAACCCCGACTTGCGGGTGGTGGGGATCGTGCCGTCGATAGTGCCGGGCGGGCGCAGCACCCTCAAGGACGCCATAGGGGAGTTCCTCGCCGACGAGTACGGGCCGCTGTACCGCGACGACCTGGTGATCCCCCGGCACTCGGTGCGCCAGCAGACTCGTTTCGCGTGCGTGCCCATCACCGATGCACCCGGCCGTGAGGCGCAGGCTCTCACGGACGCCTACGACCGGATTCTCATCGCAGCAGGAGTAGCGGAGTGAGCAACAACAAACTGATCAAGGCGGGCACGAGCCGGCTGCGGAAGGCGGCCGACGCGGCCGTCGATCCGGCGGTGCCTGCCGAGCTGCAGAGCCACGCAGCGGAGAGCGCCAGCTCGCAGCAGAGCTCCGACGCGCTTCCTGTTCTCGCGGCGGCCAGCAGCGCCTTCTCCGGGGCGCGGGTTCTTTCTGCCGATGACATCCAGGGCACCCCCGAAGAACAGCTGGCGTACGTCACCGACCGGCTCTTGGAAATCGACGACGCAGGCAAGCGCGCCGAAGACTTCATCGTCCTGAACAAGGCGGTCCTCCTGGAAGTGGCCCGGGAGCGCGAGCTCCACGTGGTGGCCGGCGAGAACAACTTCTCGCTGTGGGCAGCGGGCGTGCTGGGTATCCAGCCGAAGTACGTGTTCGAGCTGCTGAATGACGCAGCGCGCATCCGGGCCGTCAGCGAGCTGGGACCTGATCTGACGCAGCACCTCACGCGCGCCTCGGCACGCAAGGTGATGGCGGACGTCATCGCCACGCAGGGCCTGGACGCAGCGCAGGTCGTGATGACCGAGGGCGTGGCCCAGGCCACGCAGCAGGGCCTGAAGCGGCCGACCGCCTCCCTGCTCGCCTCGATCGCAAAGGAACTGACCGGACCGCCCATCCCGCATCAGCAGGAGAAGCGGTCGGGAGCCTCGCCGTCGTCGGCGGCGCCTTCCGCACCTGCCACCGCGATTGCGTCCCTGGAACGCGCGATCACTTCGCTCAAGGAGCGGGTGTACCCGGCACTGGCGCCGGCCGCGGTGCGGGCTGCCGTGGACGCCGACCCTGCAGCAGCGCATGCAAGCGTGACAGAGCTGGAGGCCGAGCTGCAGCGCGTCGCGAAGCGGCTGACGGCGGCTCAGCGCGCCGTCGCGTTTGCCGAGGGGACCGCGGGCGCTTAAGAGGACCAGGTCAGAAATTCTGACCTCGAGGCCGACCCTGGAGCGCCAGGTCAGAAATTCTGACCTGGCGTGTTGGCGCGACATCGGACTGCACAGCAGAGGGCCGCAGGTCTCCGGCAAGCCGGGATGCTGCGGCCCCTGCCACGTGCGCCGAGCAGCCCCTGCCCGACGGGATGTGCGCAGCCACGAAGCCATCGGCGGAGCTCGCAGGGGGAGCGGCCTCGTTTCAGGGCGCGTGGGAGGATCCGCAGCCCGGCACGCGCAACGGGCTCTGGCGCTCTCCGCAACCACCGGCTTCCGCGCCCTGTCTTCATTGTCATGGCAGCCAATCGGAGGTCACAGCCGACCTCGAACGATCGGGAGTTGCGGCTATGGAGGGTCGGCCGGGCACTGACCTGGACCTTCGCCGCTGCAGTCATGATCTCCGGAGGCATCTTCTACGGGCTGGTGATCCTGCTCGGCTTCAAAGAGATCGACACCAGTGCTGACCTCGACGCCAGCACGCTCTTCGACCTGGTGAAACTTTCCTTCGGCGTGGTCGCCGGGGCCGGCGCGCTCGTCGCCCTGGTCGTCGCCTACCGTCGTCAGCGCGTCGACGAGGCCGGCGCCCACCGTGAAGCCACCCGCTTGCACGCCGAACGCTTCTCCCAAGCCGTCGACAAGCTCGGATCAGACTCGCCCGCAGTCCGACTTGGCGGCGTCCACGCCTTAGCAGGCCTGGCCGACGATGCCCCTACACAACACCTCCGCCAGACCTGCATCGACGTGCTGTGCGCCTATCTCCAACTCCCCTTCACTCCTGATCCCGGCGACAGCAGCCCGACGCACCAGGAGAAGCACCACCACTATCTAGCCCTGCGCAAAGTGCGGCACACGATCCTGCACATCATCAGCGACCACTACCGGCGCCCCGCCGGAACCCACCGATCCTGGCAGGGCTGCGACCTCGACCTCAGCGGCGTCACCATCGACTGCGACATGGACCTCAGCGGCGCGGTCTTCTCCGGCGGCACGCTGAACTTCAGCGGAGCGATGTTCCCTAGCGGCGCGCTGCACCTCAACCATGCAGTGTTCTCCGACGGCACGATCCACTTCAGCGGAGCGGTATTTTCTGGCAGCGCGGTGTACTTCAGCGGGGCGACGTTCTCCGGCAGCGCGGTGTACTTCAGCGACGCGATGTTCTCCGGCGGCACGGTGTACTTCAGCGGGGCAGCCTTTTCCGGCGGCACGGTGCACTTCAGCGACGCCATCTTCTCCAGCGGTGTGGTGCACTTCAGCGATGTCGTGTTCTCCGGTAGCGCGGTGCACTTCCGCGACGCGATGTTCCCTGGCGGCGCGGTGTACTTTCGCGGGGCAGTGTTCTCCAGCGGGACGGTCCACTTTCGCGACGCGGTGTTCTCCGGCGGCACAGTGAACTTCCGGGGAGCAGTGTTCTCTGGCAGCACGGTGCACTTCAGAGGTGTGACAGGCCCGGCTCCCGAAGGACTTCTCTCTGCTGTTGGCGTTCCCGTGCCGGCAACGGTTTCTCTTGCTGTGGCCTGGCTGCCTGAAGGGGCTTCCTAGCGACAGCCCGGCCGCAGAAGGCAGTTGCGCGGCTACCCCCCGCCTCCCCGACAGTGCGGGGTGTCCGGAGGGGACACCTTTTCCTGGAGACTGAGGAGACATCCATGCCGTCCAACGACCGCACCTTGATCATCACGGTGGCTGCCATCGGCGCCGCTGTGGCCGGCGTCGCCGTGGTGGTCGCACCCGCGCTCCTGCCGGTGCTCGGGGTGGCCCTGGCGGCGTTCACGGCGCTGATGCTGGTCCTGAAGATGTGAGCGGCCCGAAACGCAAAAAAGCGCCCCTCTCCCGTGGGAAGGGCGCTTCGCTGTGCTCGTGTCAGGCGGGGTGGGTGTAGCGGATGGGTTTGCCGAGGCTGCGGGCGTAGGCGATTTCACGGCTCGTGCTCTCACCGATGTAGCCGTGCGGGTTGACGACCAGGACGTCGTCGGCGAGGTCGATCTTCCACAGGTGGAGGCCGTCCAGGAGCTGCTTGAGGCGCTCGGCTTGCGCGGGTTGCGCCCATAGGGGGTGGGGCTGCTTGAGGTTGCAGCCGGGGGCGAGGACGATGCGGCCGGCCGCGGTCTCGTACAGGGCGGCTTCGGCGATCTGCTCCCAGTAGCGGGTCGATCCGCACAGGACGACGATCGGCGGGCGGGAGCCGACCGGGTCAGTGGTGTCGTCGGAGGTGTGCTGACGCACGGGGTCCCTTCGTGGACGGCGGACATCAGTAGAGGGGTGGGGATCATCCGGGGTATCCAGCGCCCCTGCTGTACTTCAAAGGACGCGCGGCAGATGGACGTGCAGGTAGTCGACGTCGGCCTGGACACCGCGGGCGCGGACTTGTTGCGCAAGGAGTTCGGTGAGCGCGGATGCCCTTTACTGGACTACCGGGTCCGGTGGCGACCAAGGCGAGGGTCTCCGTCACGG
It encodes:
- a CDS encoding ParA family protein, coding for MSRVLAVYSEKGGVGKSALSAGLVAAARKRKLDVIAGDLDPRGTFSAELGISAEEAPAFSMNDLLALDPQGETGLAADAFVPASDAWSGVQVIAAERALANRETDNVAVGLEFRLRLGLKGVVGPGAVGILDLPPRAGGKLVTSALVAASDVIIPATLDEDGRIGAKEALNTIKLVKDLGMNPDLRVVGIVPSIVPGGRSTLKDAIGEFLADEYGPLYRDDLVIPRHSVRQQTRFACVPITDAPGREAQALTDAYDRILIAAGVAE
- a CDS encoding pentapeptide repeat-containing protein produces the protein MAANRRSQPTSNDRELRLWRVGRALTWTFAAAVMISGGIFYGLVILLGFKEIDTSADLDASTLFDLVKLSFGVVAGAGALVALVVAYRRQRVDEAGAHREATRLHAERFSQAVDKLGSDSPAVRLGGVHALAGLADDAPTQHLRQTCIDVLCAYLQLPFTPDPGDSSPTHQEKHHHYLALRKVRHTILHIISDHYRRPAGTHRSWQGCDLDLSGVTIDCDMDLSGAVFSGGTLNFSGAMFPSGALHLNHAVFSDGTIHFSGAVFSGSAVYFSGATFSGSAVYFSDAMFSGGTVYFSGAAFSGGTVHFSDAIFSSGVVHFSDVVFSGSAVHFRDAMFPGGAVYFRGAVFSSGTVHFRDAVFSGGTVNFRGAVFSGSTVHFRGVTGPAPEGLLSAVGVPVPATVSLAVAWLPEGAS